The Carbonactinospora thermoautotrophica genome window below encodes:
- a CDS encoding FxsA family protein: MPALFAVAFLVVPVLELYVILRIGSWIGAWPTVALLVLEGVLGAWIINREGRRAWGALRDAIGTGRLPGRELADAGLVLVGGTLLLTPGFLTDIAGFLLLLPMTRPLCRRVLTRLLMSRLFATTRLGRGLRQARAGHDAGAGGQAPGQSQVVRGEVIDRTDHRE, translated from the coding sequence GTGCCCGCACTGTTCGCCGTCGCGTTCCTGGTGGTGCCGGTCCTGGAGTTGTACGTCATCCTGCGGATCGGCTCCTGGATCGGCGCCTGGCCCACGGTCGCGCTGCTCGTCCTGGAGGGCGTGCTCGGGGCATGGATCATCAACCGGGAGGGCCGCCGCGCCTGGGGTGCCCTGCGCGACGCGATCGGCACCGGCCGGCTCCCCGGCCGGGAGCTGGCCGATGCCGGGCTGGTGCTGGTCGGGGGCACGCTGCTGCTGACGCCGGGGTTCCTCACCGACATCGCCGGGTTCCTGCTCCTGCTGCCGATGACCCGGCCGCTCTGCCGGCGCGTCCTCACCCGGCTGCTGATGAGCCGGCTGTTCGCGACCACGCGGCTCGGGCGGGGGCTGCGCCAGGCCCGCGCCGGCCACGACGCGGGTGCGGGTGGTCAGGCGCCGGGCCAGAGCCAGGTGGTGCGGGGCGAGGTCATCGACCGCACCGACCACCGCGAGTGA
- a CDS encoding RNA polymerase-binding protein RbpA: protein MSERALRGTRLGATSYETDRGIDLAPRQTVEYACPRGHRFTVPFAIEAEVPATWECRNCGSTATLTDGKPPEEKKTKPPRTHWDMLMERRTREELEELLQERLAELRAGKINLGPEWRRSA from the coding sequence ATGAGTGAGCGAGCTCTCCGCGGAACGCGCCTCGGTGCTACCAGCTACGAGACCGACCGCGGCATCGACCTGGCGCCGCGTCAGACGGTCGAGTACGCGTGCCCGCGCGGCCACCGGTTCACGGTGCCGTTCGCGATTGAGGCAGAAGTACCCGCCACGTGGGAGTGCCGCAACTGTGGCTCCACCGCGACGCTCACTGACGGCAAGCCCCCCGAGGAGAAGAAGACCAAGCCGCCGCGCACCCACTGGGACATGCTGATGGAGCGGCGGACCCGCGAGGAGCTGGAGGAGCTGCTGCAGGAGCGGCTCGCGGAGCTGCGCGCCGGCAAGATCAACCTTGGACCGGAGTGGCGTCGCAGCGCCTGA
- a CDS encoding MFS transporter: MTTVVDGPPVPDAARRREQRAWYWYDWANSAFTTTVVTVFLGPYLTSVARQAADGAGFVHPLGIPVRPGSYYAYVVSLSVLLSVVAMPLVGAIADRTQRKRELLAAFTCVGAVATMGLGLVTGDRYLLGGGLFLVANVCFGVAVVLYHSMLPQIATPDERDAVSSRGWAMGYLGGGLLLAANLALYASPGTFGLDAGSAARLSLFSAGTWWALFALVSIRGLRDRPPLDGEPANPVGAGFRQLARTLAAMRAYPKTLLFLAAYLLYNDGIQTVIALAATYGAEELKLPQQTLIVAVLVVQFLAFAGALLLALLARRYGAKRSILTSLVVWVVAVGLAYFLPAREPLWFFTLAVLIGLVLGGSQALSRSLFSQLIPPGKEAEYFSVYEISDKGTSWLGPLLFGLTFQLTGSYRDSIVSLVVFFVAGFTLLALVPVRAAIREAGNQVPELV, translated from the coding sequence GTGACCACGGTGGTTGACGGGCCGCCTGTGCCGGACGCGGCACGGCGACGCGAACAGCGGGCCTGGTACTGGTACGACTGGGCGAACTCGGCGTTCACCACCACGGTGGTGACCGTCTTCCTCGGCCCTTACCTGACCTCGGTGGCCCGCCAGGCCGCCGACGGGGCCGGCTTCGTGCACCCCCTGGGCATCCCGGTACGGCCCGGGTCGTACTACGCGTACGTGGTGTCACTCTCGGTGCTGCTGTCGGTGGTGGCGATGCCGCTGGTCGGCGCGATCGCCGACCGGACCCAGCGCAAGCGCGAGCTGCTCGCGGCCTTTACCTGCGTGGGCGCGGTGGCCACGATGGGGCTCGGCCTGGTGACCGGGGATCGGTACCTGCTCGGTGGCGGGCTGTTCCTGGTCGCCAACGTATGCTTCGGCGTGGCGGTCGTGCTGTACCACTCGATGCTCCCGCAGATCGCCACGCCTGACGAACGGGACGCGGTGTCGTCCCGCGGCTGGGCGATGGGCTACCTGGGTGGCGGGCTGCTGCTGGCCGCCAACCTGGCCCTGTACGCCTCGCCGGGGACGTTCGGGCTGGACGCGGGGAGCGCCGCGCGGTTGAGCCTGTTCTCCGCCGGCACGTGGTGGGCGCTGTTCGCGCTGGTCTCGATCCGGGGTCTGCGCGACCGGCCGCCGCTGGACGGGGAGCCAGCCAACCCGGTCGGGGCCGGGTTCCGGCAGTTGGCGCGCACCCTGGCCGCAATGCGCGCCTACCCGAAGACGCTGCTGTTCCTGGCCGCCTACCTGCTGTACAACGACGGCATCCAGACCGTGATCGCGCTCGCCGCCACGTACGGCGCCGAGGAGCTGAAGCTGCCCCAGCAGACGCTCATCGTCGCAGTACTGGTGGTCCAGTTCCTGGCGTTCGCCGGGGCGCTGCTGCTGGCCTTGCTGGCCCGCCGGTACGGTGCCAAGCGCAGCATCCTGACCAGCCTGGTCGTGTGGGTGGTCGCGGTCGGGCTGGCCTACTTCCTGCCCGCGCGCGAGCCGCTGTGGTTCTTCACGCTGGCCGTGCTGATCGGGCTGGTGCTGGGGGGCAGCCAGGCCTTGTCGCGGTCGCTGTTCTCGCAGCTGATCCCGCCCGGCAAGGAGGCGGAGTACTTCAGCGTGTACGAGATCAGCGACAAGGGCACCAGCTGGCTGGGCCCGCTGTTGTTCGGGCTCACCTTCCAGTTGACCGGCAGCTACCGGGATTCGATCGTGTCGCTGGTGGTGTTCTTCGTGGCCGGCTTCACGCTGCTGGCGCTCGTGCCGGTGCGCGCGGCCATCCGGGAGGCGGGCAACCAGGTGCCGGAACTGGTGTGA
- a CDS encoding glycerophosphodiester phosphodiesterase yields MHNGGYAFLDHPRPLAFAHRGGAAAGLENSMTAFEQAVRMGYRYLETDVQATADGVLLAFHDPVLDRLTDRRGRIAALPYREVAKARIGGQEPIVLLEDLLAAFPEVRFNIDVKHPAAIDPLVNAIRRTGALDRVCVASFSDRRLAAVRAALGPRLCTSLGPREVFWLRTGASIRLLERLVPRGIPCVQVPPWLPLLTRRFINHAHVLGMQVHVWTINDPVVMHRLLDLGVDGIMTDRIDTLRDVLTTRGAWTS; encoded by the coding sequence GTGCACAACGGGGGTTACGCATTCCTCGATCACCCGCGCCCGCTGGCGTTCGCCCACCGGGGCGGGGCGGCGGCTGGCCTGGAGAACTCGATGACCGCGTTCGAGCAGGCCGTCCGCATGGGCTACCGGTACCTGGAGACCGATGTCCAAGCCACCGCCGACGGGGTGCTGCTCGCCTTCCACGACCCCGTCCTGGACCGGTTGACCGACCGGCGGGGCCGGATCGCGGCCCTCCCCTACCGGGAGGTGGCCAAGGCCCGGATCGGCGGGCAGGAGCCGATCGTGCTGCTGGAGGACCTGCTCGCCGCGTTCCCGGAGGTGCGGTTCAACATCGACGTCAAACACCCCGCCGCGATCGACCCGCTGGTCAACGCGATCCGCCGCACCGGGGCGTTGGACCGGGTCTGCGTGGCGTCGTTCTCCGACCGCCGGCTCGCGGCCGTACGCGCGGCCCTGGGTCCCCGGCTGTGCACGTCGCTCGGTCCGCGCGAGGTCTTCTGGCTGCGCACCGGCGCGAGCATCCGGCTTCTGGAGCGGCTCGTCCCGCGCGGCATCCCCTGCGTGCAGGTGCCGCCATGGCTGCCCCTGCTGACGCGGCGGTTCATCAACCACGCGCACGTGCTCGGCATGCAGGTGCACGTGTGGACGATCAATGACCCCGTGGTCATGCACCGGCTGCTCGACCTCGGCGTGGATGGGATCATGACCGATCGCATCGACACGCTGCGCGACGTGCTGACCACGCGCGGAGCATGGACGAGCTGA
- a CDS encoding ROK family transcriptional regulator, translating into MHRKSATTSLLKSLNERTVLEAIRAGHPVSRAEISRRVGISKPTVSVALQALLDAGLVRETIPDTGPKYGALFFEPVPEAAFVLGLDLGPGVLRGALAALDGSIRAQEDVDLGEARIARAVEAAAGLKHRLLQAAGDVAPDLVDICVVGAPGVVADGRIWLAEKIQGLDGFPIVKAFSDALGTPTVVENDVHLAALAEQWRGCAQGVGHFAFLSVGSGCGAALVIDGKLHRGHRGAAGKIEYAVEGGIRSPHDPSVPGLLRLAVQRVTEATQSTSLADLLTPELVNWAAGPADAPVEAPRGLFTLEAIFTAAHAGDQIAQEVMIEAARRLARYVKPIAAVADVELVVLGGDLARGGDLLLDPLREELAKHLPYPPRLEVSTLTQAPVLTGALAAGLEKTLDNVFTKRMRRSS; encoded by the coding sequence ATGCATAGGAAATCTGCGACGACGTCCCTCCTGAAGTCGCTGAACGAGCGCACCGTGCTCGAGGCGATCAGAGCCGGGCACCCCGTCTCGCGTGCGGAGATCTCCCGCCGCGTCGGCATCTCCAAACCCACCGTCTCCGTCGCGCTCCAGGCTCTGCTCGACGCCGGACTCGTCCGCGAGACCATCCCCGACACCGGTCCCAAGTACGGTGCCCTGTTCTTCGAGCCCGTGCCCGAGGCCGCGTTCGTGCTCGGTCTCGACCTCGGCCCCGGTGTCCTGCGCGGTGCGCTGGCCGCTCTCGACGGCAGCATCCGCGCCCAGGAGGACGTCGACCTGGGCGAGGCCAGGATCGCCCGGGCCGTGGAGGCGGCCGCGGGCCTGAAACACCGGCTGCTCCAGGCCGCTGGCGACGTCGCCCCCGACCTTGTCGACATCTGCGTCGTCGGCGCCCCCGGCGTGGTCGCCGACGGTCGCATCTGGCTCGCTGAGAAGATCCAGGGCCTGGACGGCTTCCCGATCGTCAAGGCCTTCTCCGACGCGCTGGGGACGCCCACCGTCGTCGAGAACGACGTCCACCTCGCCGCCCTCGCCGAGCAGTGGCGGGGGTGCGCCCAGGGGGTCGGGCACTTCGCGTTCCTGTCCGTCGGCAGCGGCTGCGGCGCCGCCCTCGTCATCGACGGCAAGCTGCACCGGGGTCACCGCGGTGCCGCGGGAAAGATCGAATACGCCGTCGAGGGCGGGATCCGCTCACCCCACGACCCTTCCGTCCCGGGCCTGCTGCGCCTGGCGGTCCAGCGCGTCACCGAGGCCACGCAGTCCACGTCGCTCGCTGACCTCCTCACCCCGGAACTGGTCAACTGGGCCGCCGGACCCGCTGACGCGCCTGTGGAAGCGCCCCGCGGGCTGTTCACCCTGGAAGCGATCTTCACCGCCGCCCATGCCGGCGACCAGATCGCGCAGGAGGTCATGATCGAGGCAGCCCGCCGCCTCGCCCGGTACGTCAAGCCGATCGCCGCGGTGGCCGACGTCGAACTCGTCGTCCTCGGCGGTGACCTCGCCCGCGGCGGCGACCTGCTGCTCGACCCCCTGCGCGAGGAGCTCGCCAAACACCTGCCTTACCCGCCGCGCCTGGAGGTCTCCACCCTCACCCAGGCCCCCGTGCTCACCGGCGCCCTCGCCGCCGGCCTGGAGAAGACGCTGGACAACGTGTTCACCAAGCGCATGCGGCGATCATCCTGA